The genomic interval AGAGCTAGTCGCAGTGGAGGCTATCTTGCGTTCCTTGCATGCTAAGCTTGACAATGCGATTCGCGCTTGCACCAACCACGAAACCCTTGTCAAACTTAATGCAACACTGGAAGAAAAAGTGCGTGTTGAGGTGGGGCGAAACCGCGAGAAAGATAAACACATTTTACAACAATCCCGCTTGGCGCAAATGGGTGAAATGATTAGCATGATTGCTCATCAGTGGCGTCAGCCCCTCGGGTCGATTTCTACCGTCGCAGCCTCTGTTAAGGTTAAGTTGGCACTGAAAAAGTTTAACCTTGAAACAGAGGATGGTCGGCGAGGATTGGAAGAATACCTTCTTAAATCGGTAGGAAAAATAGAAAACTACGTAAAGTTTCTGACCGCCACCATTGATGATTTTCGCAATTTTTTCAAACCCGACAAGCGCCGTGACCAAACCACGCTGCATGATTTAGTGGAGCGCACCCTTGGCATTATCGGTAAGGCGTTGGAAGTCAATGGCATTACACTGCATAAAGAGGAGCGCTCTTCCCGCCTGCTTTCACTCCACACTAACGAAGTCATGCAAGTTATTTTAAATCTGCTAAAAAACGCTGAAGACGCCATGAAAGAGCGTAATCCTGCCCAAAAAATAATTTGGCTACGCACCTACGACACGCCAGATTCTACGGTTTTGGAAATCGAAGACAGCGCAGGAGGGATTGAGCCTGTATTGATAGAAAAAATCTTTGAACCCTATTTTTCCACCAAAGAAGAGAAAAATGGCACTGGGTTAGGGCTATACATGTCAAAAACCATCATTGAAGACCACGCTAAAGGACGCCTTTTGGTGGCCAATACGGCCAATGGTGCCTGTTTTACCATAGTGTTTGCCTTGCAAGAGGAGGGTGAAAATGAATGAAATGGAAGTAGCACAGCTCACATCAGGGCTCACTGTGTTGTATGTTGAGGATGACATTTCTTTGCGCAATGAAACGGGAGCTTTATTGGAAGAATTTTTTGCCACAGTGTTGTATGCAAGCGATGGGCAAGAGGGACTGGAGGTTTTTAAGGCTCAGCCTGTTGCTCCAGATTTGCTTATTACTGACATTAATATGCCTCGAATGAACGGGATTGAGCTGATTCATGCTGTCAAAAAAATTGATGAAAATGTGCCTGTTGTCATCATTTCTGCTCACAATGAAACCGAACTTTTCCTAGACAGCATCCGCACGGGCGTAAATGCTTACATGCTCAAACCTATTCAGTATGAACAATTTATTGATACGTTAGGCAAAGTAGCCCGTGTGATTTGTGCCATGCGGGAAAATGTTGCCTACAAGCATCACCTGGAAGAGGTTATCGAAAAAAAGACTGGAGAGTTAGAAGAGAATTATCAAAAACTACAGCGGGCACTTAGTATCGACCCTATCACCTCTTTGCCCAATCAAGCTTCGCTGCACGAAGAGTTACATTGCATGAGAAAAAATGAACACCTGTCTGTGATGGTGTTTGATGTGGACCATTTTAGTGGGTTTAATGATTTTTTAGGTTTTGATGAGGCCGATGGGCTTTTGTTTAAAATCGGATCTATGCTACGGTATATTTTACCACCAAATACACCTCTTTATAGGGAAAACTCTGATGAGTTTGTTGCTTTAATTAAA from Sulfurospirillum tamanense carries:
- a CDS encoding sensor histidine kinase; the encoded protein is MQFNQQLLVTYECINAIGTSLDMEHMLRNFLRVFARKSGAIASGFWRTNGENFELICSQGKRSLYSVIAPNAHNRSWDLHVKRNGEQVLYMYVGGGVMSFMFFLGEEELVAVEAILRSLHAKLDNAIRACTNHETLVKLNATLEEKVRVEVGRNREKDKHILQQSRLAQMGEMISMIAHQWRQPLGSISTVAASVKVKLALKKFNLETEDGRRGLEEYLLKSVGKIENYVKFLTATIDDFRNFFKPDKRRDQTTLHDLVERTLGIIGKALEVNGITLHKEERSSRLLSLHTNEVMQVILNLLKNAEDAMKERNPAQKIIWLRTYDTPDSTVLEIEDSAGGIEPVLIEKIFEPYFSTKEEKNGTGLGLYMSKTIIEDHAKGRLLVANTANGACFTIVFALQEEGENE